The following coding sequences lie in one Amycolatopsis cihanbeyliensis genomic window:
- a CDS encoding NlpC/P60 family protein, which translates to MKIAIAAVAAIIAIPILIGGIGKAIVSALVGTGGTEPSQAALAEIPNDYLALYRAAASVCPGLDWTILAAIGDAESKHGRGSGKGIKDGENHMGAGGPMQFLKPTFNGVIARHTIPAGGANPPSRYNPHDAIYAAAFYLCDSGAQQDIRKALFAYNHSDQYVNSVLAQAKRYGTTTVGTGDCNKIQAPTPAAIAAINFACGQLGLPYVWGGNGPAGGHAGFDCSGLTKAAYNAAGISLPRTAQTQYNVGPLVPAGQPLLPGDLVFYGTPSNVHHVGLYIGAGKMVHAPTFGELVQISSYRWSGDDYLAASRPTN; encoded by the coding sequence ATGAAGATCGCCATCGCCGCGGTCGCGGCCATCATCGCTATCCCCATACTGATCGGCGGTATCGGCAAAGCCATCGTGAGCGCCCTGGTTGGCACCGGTGGCACCGAACCCAGCCAGGCGGCGCTCGCCGAGATCCCCAACGACTACCTGGCGCTCTACCGAGCCGCAGCCTCGGTGTGTCCAGGGCTGGACTGGACGATCCTCGCCGCTATCGGTGATGCCGAGTCTAAGCACGGGCGCGGCTCCGGCAAGGGCATCAAGGACGGCGAGAACCACATGGGAGCAGGTGGCCCCATGCAGTTCCTCAAGCCAACCTTCAACGGCGTCATCGCGCGACACACGATCCCGGCCGGAGGCGCGAACCCACCCTCGCGCTACAACCCGCACGACGCCATTTACGCTGCTGCGTTCTACCTTTGCGACTCCGGAGCACAGCAGGACATCCGGAAAGCACTGTTCGCCTACAACCATTCCGACCAGTACGTCAATAGCGTTCTGGCACAAGCAAAGCGGTACGGCACGACTACCGTCGGAACCGGAGACTGCAACAAGATCCAGGCACCGACCCCGGCCGCGATCGCGGCGATCAACTTCGCCTGCGGCCAACTCGGCCTGCCCTACGTGTGGGGCGGCAACGGACCAGCCGGCGGCCACGCTGGCTTCGACTGCTCCGGCCTCACCAAAGCCGCCTACAACGCCGCCGGAATCTCCCTACCCCGCACGGCACAGACACAATACAATGTTGGACCACTAGTGCCCGCCGGCCAACCACTGCTCCCCGGTGACCTGGTCTTCTACGGCACACCCAGCAACGTTCACCACGTCGGCCTGTACATCGGCGCGGGAAAGATGGTGCACGCTCCGACGTTCGGTGAGCTGGTCCAGATCAGCTCATACCGCTGGAGCGGAGACGACTACCTCGCAGCGTCCCGTCCGACCAACTGA
- a CDS encoding IS1380 family transposase — protein MSKHSSPYPRLVADGSGSGVVSQAGAVLLLRTAEAVGLTGGMSEVLAPWRKPAAVHDPGKIVLDLAVTAALGGDCLADVGMLRAEPGVFGVVASDPTVSRMVTALAADASKALAALRSARASARAVAWDRAGEHSPGHGIDADHPLIIDLDATLLDAHSDKEHAAPTFKKGYGFHPLGSWADHGAAGTGEPLAILLRPGNAGSNTAADHRRVLAAALDQLPFRPGYRVGQKVLVRTDSGGGTHDFVRYCHQRRLQYSVGFGLTETTAAAADLIPAHVWTPAYDADGQVRDGAWVAELTGLLDLTDWPPGMRVIVRKERPHPGAQLRFTDRDGLRLTAFGTNTRRGQLADLELRHRRRARCEDRIRTAKNTGLANLPLHGFDANRIWIEIVCLATELIAWTQMLALTAHEARRWEPKRLRLRLFSVAARLARHARRTRLQLTTHWPWTELIITALTRLHPG, from the coding sequence GTGAGTAAGCATAGTTCGCCCTACCCGAGGCTGGTCGCGGACGGGTCTGGTTCGGGTGTCGTGTCGCAGGCCGGGGCGGTGTTGTTGCTGCGTACCGCTGAGGCGGTGGGGCTGACCGGCGGGATGTCTGAGGTGTTGGCGCCGTGGCGCAAACCGGCCGCGGTGCATGATCCAGGCAAGATCGTGCTGGACTTGGCCGTCACCGCGGCGTTGGGCGGGGATTGCCTGGCCGATGTCGGAATGCTGCGTGCCGAGCCAGGGGTGTTCGGTGTCGTCGCCTCGGATCCGACGGTGTCACGAATGGTCACCGCGCTGGCCGCCGATGCGTCGAAAGCGCTGGCGGCCCTCCGTTCGGCACGCGCGTCAGCACGGGCGGTGGCCTGGGATCGTGCTGGCGAACACTCCCCGGGTCACGGCATCGACGCCGACCATCCGCTGATCATCGATCTGGACGCGACCTTGCTGGACGCGCACTCGGACAAGGAACACGCCGCGCCGACGTTCAAGAAGGGCTACGGCTTCCACCCGCTGGGCTCGTGGGCCGATCACGGCGCCGCCGGCACCGGCGAACCCTTGGCGATCCTGCTGCGGCCGGGTAACGCCGGTTCCAACACCGCTGCCGACCACAGGCGGGTACTGGCCGCAGCGCTGGACCAACTCCCCTTCCGGCCGGGGTATCGGGTGGGCCAGAAGGTGTTGGTGCGCACCGATTCCGGCGGCGGCACCCACGACTTCGTGCGGTACTGCCACCAACGGCGGCTGCAATACTCGGTCGGGTTCGGCCTGACCGAGACCACCGCCGCCGCGGCCGACCTCATCCCCGCGCACGTGTGGACACCCGCCTACGACGCCGACGGACAGGTCCGGGACGGGGCCTGGGTGGCCGAGCTGACCGGACTGCTCGACCTGACCGACTGGCCGCCGGGCATGCGCGTGATCGTCAGGAAGGAACGCCCGCACCCCGGCGCTCAGCTCCGGTTCACCGACCGCGACGGCCTGCGGCTGACCGCGTTCGGCACCAACACCCGCCGTGGTCAGCTGGCGGATCTGGAACTACGGCACCGCCGCCGCGCCCGCTGCGAGGACCGCATCCGCACTGCCAAGAACACCGGCCTGGCCAACCTGCCCCTGCACGGCTTCGACGCCAACCGGATCTGGATCGAGATCGTGTGCCTGGCCACCGAGCTGATCGCGTGGACGCAGATGCTCGCCCTGACAGCTCACGAAGCGCGCCGCTGGGAGCCCAAACGGCTTCGCCTGCGACTGTTCTCCGTCGCCGCGCGGCTGGCCCGCCATGCCCGCCGGACGCGGCTCCAGCTCACCACGCACTGGCCCTGGACCGAATTGATCATCACGGCGCTGACTCGCCTGCATCCCGGTTGA
- a CDS encoding GIY-YIG nuclease family protein produces the protein MTLAPSERWARSYVTTTPSLPGRRRLWHRASSACSHPPVSVRVGTVRIVPRPPRRRRAKPRLAKGSDGYLYVLQFDNGVIKAGCTADVPRRGDDHSRDAARYDLTVVNRWSSERIRDVRRWEQHLLAVLGEIGSRTSAGREYFRDIPFSVALHQAVNVRQLPRERCCCGSCVDPMNVRMDVQVVGEPSMGDGVIGEVEVDLRLSCGAVIRGYFCDGDLGPDGTYPLRAGVGFYAELVPASLAHQPWEVHVMSVETTPS, from the coding sequence ATGACTCTGGCACCGAGTGAACGGTGGGCGCGTAGTTACGTCACGACTACGCCGAGCCTACCTGGTCGCCGTCGGCTCTGGCACCGAGCATCGTCAGCCTGTAGCCATCCGCCAGTGTCGGTACGGGTTGGTACCGTCCGGATCGTGCCACGACCACCTCGACGACGACGGGCCAAGCCGCGATTGGCGAAGGGCTCGGACGGCTACTTGTACGTCCTGCAGTTCGACAACGGTGTGATCAAGGCGGGTTGTACAGCCGACGTCCCGCGCCGCGGCGACGACCACTCCCGAGATGCGGCTCGGTACGACTTGACGGTGGTCAATCGGTGGAGTTCAGAGCGGATTCGAGACGTACGACGCTGGGAGCAGCATCTGCTCGCGGTGTTGGGGGAGATAGGATCTAGGACATCCGCTGGCCGAGAGTACTTCCGGGATATCCCCTTCAGCGTCGCGCTGCATCAGGCGGTCAACGTTCGACAACTACCCCGAGAGCGGTGCTGTTGTGGTTCCTGTGTTGACCCTATGAACGTGCGCATGGACGTGCAGGTGGTCGGTGAGCCGTCCATGGGCGATGGGGTGATTGGCGAGGTTGAGGTCGATCTCAGGCTCAGTTGTGGAGCGGTCATCCGCGGCTACTTTTGCGATGGAGACCTCGGGCCGGATGGTACGTACCCGCTGAGGGCAGGAGTTGGGTTCTACGCTGAGCTCGTTCCTGCGTCCCTGGCGCACCAACCGTGGGAAGTCCATGTTATGTCGGTCGAGACGACGCCGAGCTGA
- a CDS encoding TatD family hydrolase: protein MRRLPSIDMHAHIEPDISPGDLLELGALVFAATRSLDEAEQALKRSDSWTVWGVGCHPGLVGVQKAFDADQFADLVTSTSYVSEVGLDGKSRVPMHRQQETLDAVLATLEATPRITSIHSYAATGAVLECLAARPICGAVLHWWLGDQKQTDRAVELGCFFSVNASMLRRPDLLASLPLDRAFPETDHPFGDKSGGQGRRPGNVEDVERALAQVHGLDQQRVRQHTWRNLAELVRTTKCGALLPRSVRVALAASV from the coding sequence ATGAGACGCCTGCCATCGATCGACATGCATGCCCATATCGAGCCGGACATCTCGCCCGGCGATCTGTTGGAGCTGGGCGCGCTGGTGTTTGCGGCAACGCGTTCGTTGGACGAGGCCGAGCAGGCGCTCAAGCGCTCCGACTCGTGGACAGTCTGGGGCGTGGGCTGCCACCCCGGCCTTGTCGGCGTCCAGAAGGCCTTCGATGCCGACCAGTTCGCGGACCTCGTCACCAGCACGTCGTACGTCAGCGAGGTCGGCCTTGACGGCAAGTCCCGCGTTCCGATGCACAGGCAGCAGGAAACCCTGGACGCCGTTCTGGCGACGCTCGAAGCGACACCGCGCATCACGAGTATTCACAGTTACGCGGCGACCGGTGCCGTCTTGGAGTGCCTGGCGGCCCGTCCAATCTGCGGCGCCGTGCTTCACTGGTGGCTCGGTGACCAGAAGCAGACCGACCGAGCGGTTGAACTCGGCTGCTTCTTCTCGGTCAACGCCTCGATGCTGCGGCGACCTGATCTGTTGGCAAGTCTGCCGCTCGACCGGGCATTCCCCGAGACCGATCATCCGTTCGGTGACAAGTCGGGCGGGCAGGGGCGCCGGCCGGGCAACGTCGAGGACGTTGAGCGAGCCCTTGCCCAGGTTCATGGACTTGACCAGCAGCGAGTCCGTCAGCACACGTGGCGCAACCTTGCGGAGCTGGTGCGCACCACAAAGTGCGGGGCCCTGCTGCCCCGATCGGTGCGGGTTGCGCTTGCGGCGTCGGTGTAG
- a CDS encoding KAP family P-loop NTPase fold protein has protein sequence MTARHSGLWSDDPASVDLLSFDAVGQTVADALLDDALDPVALGLSGSWGSGKTTVLNLVAQELGHRKTANQNVLVIQTDPWRYDPSTGAKESLIADVLDALAAEVASSATKTDEAKNLLVRLGKRIDWAKAIKLAATSSLFLQIPDFDKLVELVKPKKDDKESVRGLEEFRDEFAELLGSDDLKHIRAVAVLVDDLDRCLPETVVQSLEAMRLFLAVPKMSFVIAADEERVADAIRTRFKATGRPDESDDEQHDPATLYLHKIVQTTIPLPALSHFDTQAYLLLLQMQAAAKPEQFTTLIERCAQIRRDGGSIDDIGKIDGLAMDDELAFASRLTPLLYEKLRGNPRYIKRFLNDLHVRQSVASRRGINLDPAVVAKLMTIEALMKPEFKLLLDWFAKGQMRDHLGNLEDEAGRPAQPDTAVAEDRAESDGASEAASRPRDAASPRRSRTATPATSGQFSQAMVRWAKLAPPLRGLDLSPYLTLAASFAGITLIDDSLPERLRDIAANLLSESRRAQASVTDAELDELGDGDATDLLRHIGRTIRDQPAKQKAGVNAILRIARRRPGVVTTARDALLMLPPNEITIATPIQFKTSDPAAIRSVLTTWKEKLSDGQVKRSVESALGNRETT, from the coding sequence ATGACCGCCCGTCACTCTGGCCTGTGGTCCGACGACCCGGCGAGTGTAGACCTGCTGTCCTTCGACGCGGTTGGTCAGACCGTCGCTGACGCGCTGCTCGATGACGCGCTTGATCCGGTGGCGCTCGGCCTGTCCGGCAGCTGGGGCAGCGGCAAGACCACGGTGCTCAACCTTGTCGCCCAGGAACTCGGCCACCGGAAGACGGCCAACCAGAACGTGTTGGTCATCCAGACCGACCCCTGGCGCTACGACCCGTCAACCGGCGCTAAGGAAAGCCTCATCGCTGACGTGCTGGATGCACTTGCCGCCGAAGTCGCCAGCTCGGCGACGAAGACCGACGAAGCAAAGAACCTGTTGGTCCGCCTGGGCAAGCGGATCGACTGGGCCAAGGCCATCAAGCTGGCGGCCACGTCATCGCTGTTCTTGCAGATTCCCGACTTCGACAAGCTCGTCGAGCTGGTGAAGCCCAAGAAGGACGACAAGGAGTCGGTTCGCGGCTTGGAGGAATTCAGAGACGAGTTTGCCGAACTCCTCGGCTCCGACGATCTCAAGCACATCCGGGCTGTCGCCGTCCTGGTGGACGACCTCGACCGCTGCCTGCCCGAGACAGTCGTGCAGAGCCTGGAGGCGATGCGTCTTTTCCTGGCCGTGCCGAAGATGTCGTTCGTGATCGCCGCCGACGAAGAGCGGGTAGCGGACGCCATCCGCACGCGATTCAAGGCCACAGGCCGACCCGATGAAAGCGACGACGAACAGCACGACCCGGCCACGCTCTATCTGCACAAGATCGTGCAGACCACCATCCCGCTTCCGGCTCTGAGCCACTTCGACACGCAGGCCTACCTGCTACTTCTCCAGATGCAGGCCGCGGCCAAGCCCGAGCAGTTCACCACGCTTATCGAGCGCTGCGCCCAGATCCGCCGAGACGGCGGCAGCATCGACGACATCGGAAAGATCGACGGGCTCGCCATGGATGACGAGCTGGCCTTTGCCAGCCGTCTGACGCCGTTGCTCTACGAGAAGTTGCGGGGCAACCCTCGCTACATCAAGCGCTTCCTCAACGACCTCCATGTCCGCCAGTCCGTGGCCTCGCGACGAGGTATCAACCTCGATCCCGCCGTGGTCGCCAAGCTCATGACTATCGAAGCCCTCATGAAGCCCGAGTTCAAGCTGCTGCTGGACTGGTTCGCCAAGGGCCAGATGCGGGACCACCTGGGGAACCTGGAGGACGAGGCTGGCCGACCAGCGCAGCCGGACACGGCTGTCGCCGAAGACCGGGCGGAGTCCGATGGTGCAAGCGAAGCTGCATCGCGACCGCGGGATGCTGCGTCCCCCCGTCGCTCGCGGACGGCAACCCCAGCCACTTCGGGCCAGTTCTCGCAGGCCATGGTGCGCTGGGCCAAGTTAGCGCCGCCGCTGCGCGGGCTCGACCTATCGCCTTACCTGACCCTGGCGGCGAGCTTCGCCGGCATCACCTTGATCGACGACAGCCTGCCCGAACGGCTGCGCGACATCGCGGCCAACCTACTTTCGGAATCGCGACGCGCGCAAGCATCGGTGACCGATGCCGAGCTGGATGAGCTGGGCGACGGCGACGCCACCGACCTGCTGCGGCACATCGGACGGACCATCCGTGACCAGCCCGCCAAGCAGAAGGCTGGCGTCAACGCCATTCTGCGTATCGCCCGGCGTCGGCCGGGTGTGGTGACGACGGCCCGGGATGCCCTCCTGATGTTGCCGCCCAATGAAATCACCATCGCGACACCGATACAGTTCAAGACCAGCGACCCCGCAGCCATCCGAAGTGTCCTCACGACTTGGAAGGAAAAGCTGTCGGACGGCCAGGTCAAGCGGTCCGTCGAAAGCGCGCTGGGGAACCGGGAAACCACCTGA
- a CDS encoding helix-turn-helix domain-containing protein: MSSRTPTTDRAADVAALFDGARLTLARHLAGLRKSDLAAKVEKSPTAVTAWESGAKRPTAATVAQLALSLSVEPGFFAIRPDDVAALSTTPHFRSLRSTSQLARDQAFAYGQLAVDITTSLEKHVEFPEPDVPSLPVAVDDHDSDGPERAAQLVRQQWGVEAGSAGHLVRLLENHGVLVVFSPEQTASVDAYSFDSRLRPVVILNPIKRDYYRQRFDVAHELGHLIMHSDAEPGGRIVEDQAHRFAAELLMPADQIRDLLPATMGGNVWPTLARLKEQWGVSIQALLYRARWLGRLSDVSYRNAMTTISARGWRRNEPGLISAIEQPSLLPRAVELLAQEGIDEMQLVAQCRVPVDLFRTVASRTPDSDSPVSSDGPTMTERSGGRVVSLLERRQAAAEMERR, translated from the coding sequence GTGAGTTCTCGTACACCAACAACAGATCGGGCAGCTGACGTCGCCGCCCTATTCGACGGAGCCCGTCTCACCCTCGCCCGGCACCTCGCGGGTCTACGCAAGAGCGACCTGGCCGCCAAGGTAGAGAAAAGCCCGACCGCTGTGACCGCCTGGGAGTCCGGGGCCAAGCGGCCAACGGCCGCCACCGTCGCGCAGCTGGCATTGAGCCTGTCGGTCGAGCCGGGGTTCTTCGCGATACGTCCGGATGACGTCGCTGCCCTCAGCACCACGCCGCACTTCCGCTCGCTCCGCTCCACCAGCCAGCTCGCCCGCGACCAGGCCTTCGCCTACGGGCAGCTGGCCGTCGACATCACGACCAGCCTGGAGAAACACGTCGAGTTCCCGGAACCCGACGTGCCGAGCCTGCCGGTGGCGGTCGACGACCACGACAGCGACGGCCCGGAGCGCGCCGCACAGCTTGTCCGACAGCAGTGGGGGGTCGAGGCCGGATCAGCCGGTCACCTCGTCCGACTGCTGGAGAACCACGGCGTGCTGGTGGTCTTCAGCCCGGAGCAGACAGCCTCGGTGGACGCCTATTCCTTCGACAGCCGACTGCGCCCGGTCGTGATACTCAACCCGATCAAGCGCGACTACTACCGCCAGCGCTTCGACGTGGCGCACGAGCTGGGCCACTTGATCATGCACAGCGACGCCGAGCCCGGCGGCCGGATCGTCGAAGACCAGGCCCACCGCTTCGCCGCCGAGCTGTTGATGCCCGCCGACCAGATCCGCGACCTGCTCCCAGCGACCATGGGCGGCAACGTGTGGCCAACCCTGGCCCGCCTGAAGGAACAGTGGGGCGTCAGCATCCAGGCCCTGTTGTACCGCGCCCGCTGGCTCGGACGACTCAGCGACGTGTCCTACCGCAACGCCATGACAACCATTTCCGCCCGTGGCTGGCGACGAAACGAACCCGGCTTGATCAGCGCCATCGAGCAGCCCTCACTGCTCCCACGCGCCGTGGAGCTGCTGGCGCAAGAGGGCATCGACGAGATGCAGCTTGTTGCTCAGTGTCGTGTGCCGGTCGATCTGTTCCGCACCGTAGCGTCGCGCACCCCCGACAGCGACTCACCCGTGTCATCGGACGGGCCGACCATGACGGAGCGCTCGGGTGGCCGCGTGGTGTCGCTTTTGGAGCGTCGCCAAGCAGCGGCGGAGATGGAGAGGCGATGA
- a CDS encoding DUF4365 domain-containing protein: MRRKPSAKVASAGVTHTKLAIEDELGWLFRDQPTEDYGIDAHAEVVDGEDVRGRLLALQIKGGKSWFKDAAPGGWWFRPDAEHVQYWTNHSLPVAVVLYHPETKRCHWQLVNRETLVETSTGGWKLLVPEAQVLDEDARDPLRNAAEGDPYELRLRELRLAKPWMDMLAAGTRLVVDFAEWINKSSGRGSVSIGVDHEDGNEPEELVTWRFWVGPANYAEAVPRLFAWANARVHEETYDDAEYDQYEAECSIWDEGDQFFTESFDDWRQALIARGIRPYSNTAGEVDHYRLELTLNELGKAFLVVDEFAMEGERQLTR; encoded by the coding sequence ATGCGTCGCAAGCCGTCCGCCAAGGTCGCCAGCGCCGGTGTGACCCATACCAAGCTGGCCATCGAGGACGAGCTGGGCTGGTTGTTCCGCGACCAGCCCACCGAGGACTACGGCATCGACGCGCATGCCGAGGTGGTCGATGGCGAGGACGTCCGCGGCCGACTACTGGCCCTACAGATCAAGGGCGGCAAGAGCTGGTTCAAGGACGCCGCGCCAGGAGGCTGGTGGTTTCGGCCGGACGCCGAACACGTGCAGTACTGGACGAACCACTCCCTTCCGGTGGCCGTCGTGCTGTACCACCCCGAAACGAAGCGGTGCCACTGGCAGCTGGTCAACCGGGAGACGCTGGTCGAGACGTCAACCGGCGGCTGGAAGCTCCTGGTGCCAGAAGCACAAGTGCTCGATGAGGATGCCCGTGATCCGCTGCGGAATGCCGCCGAGGGCGATCCGTACGAACTGCGCCTACGCGAGCTCCGGCTTGCCAAGCCATGGATGGACATGCTGGCAGCAGGCACGCGCCTCGTCGTCGACTTCGCGGAGTGGATCAACAAGAGCTCCGGTCGGGGCAGCGTCTCGATCGGGGTCGACCACGAGGACGGGAACGAGCCCGAGGAACTCGTCACCTGGCGCTTCTGGGTCGGACCGGCGAACTACGCCGAAGCCGTACCAAGACTGTTCGCATGGGCCAACGCCCGCGTGCACGAGGAGACGTATGACGATGCGGAGTACGACCAATACGAAGCCGAGTGCTCCATTTGGGACGAAGGCGACCAGTTCTTCACCGAGTCCTTCGACGACTGGAGGCAGGCGCTCATTGCACGAGGTATTCGTCCATATAGCAACACTGCTGGCGAGGTCGACCACTACCGCCTCGAATTGACGCTAAACGAGCTGGGCAAGGCGTTTCTGGTCGTGGACGAGTTCGCCATGGAAGGTGAGCGACAGCTGACAAGGTAG